One window from the genome of Osmerus mordax isolate fOsmMor3 chromosome 19, fOsmMor3.pri, whole genome shotgun sequence encodes:
- the vtnb gene encoding vitronectin b isoform X1: protein MRSVVGLLVLMLALASAFAADESCVDRCNTFNPMKKCQCDSMCMYYESCCMDYNTACQKKIARGDTFEQPEDLVATTIEPTTFPPNTTTVPTTTTTTQAPTPPPDPDAVPCSGRPFDDFLQLKNGSIYAFRGEYFFELDEKAVVPGYPKLIKDVWGISGPIDAAFTRINCQGKAYIFKGNKYWRFEDDVLDEDYPRDISVGFEKVPDNVDAAFAIPAPGHHGKERVYFFKGDQYYQYEFKHQPSHEECVTMTRSAPSVLFTRYTDLYCDETWESLFMQLFQGLEGHHKGPHFISKDWVGIKPPVDAAMVGRLYVSPKPGPSSSPEPPSVRRRPNRKRGPKRRKNKRGRHSRSLLDDLFSLWYDERTEFDNQYTYDDYSNYDTTMLEKSMPVQNVYFFKKDKYYRVDLQTKRIDFANPPYPRSIAKYWLGCKRESLAEK from the exons ATGAGGTCCGTTGTGGGTCTCCTTGTGCTCATGCTCGCACTGGCCTCCGCTTTCGCTGCAGATG AGTCCTGTGTTGATCGCTGTAACACTTTCAACCCCATGAAGAAATGCCAGTGCGACTCCATGTGCATGTATTATGAGAGCTGCTGTATGGACTACAACACCGCCTGCCAAAAGAAAA TTGCTCGTGGAGACACCTTTGAACAACCAGAGGATCTGGTTGCTACAACTATTGAACCAACCACTTTTCCCCCTAACACCACCAccgtccccaccaccaccaccaccacgcaggctcccactcctcccccagacccagacGCTGTTCCCTGCAGTGGGCGGCCCTTTGACGACTTCCTGCAGCTGAAGAACGGGTCCATCTATGCCTTTAGAG GCGAATATTTCTTTGAGCTGGATGAGAAGGCAGTAGTCCCTGGTTACCCCAAACTCATCAAGGACGTGTGGGGAATCTCTGGACCGATCGATGCTGCTTTCACTCGTATAAATTGCCAGGGCAAGGCTTATATCTTCAAG GGCAATAAGTACTGGCGCTTTGAGGATGATGTTCTGGATGAGGACTACCCACGTGACATCTCGGTGGGCTTTGAGAAGGTTCCAGACAACGTGGATGCAGCCTTTGCTATTCCTGCACCTGGTCATCATGGCAAAGAGAGGGTTTACTTCTTCAAAG GGGACCAGTATTACCAGTATGAGTTCAAGCACCAGCCGTCCCACGAGGAGTGCGTGACCATGACCAGATCTGCCCCCTCTGTGCTCTTTACACGCTACACAGACTTGTACTGTGACGAGACCTGGGAGAGCCTCTTCATGCAGCTCTTCCAAGGCC TGGAGGGTCACCACAAAGGGCCGCACTTCATCAGTAAGGACTGGGTAGGCATCAAGCCCCCTGTAGACGCTGCCATGGTGGGACGGCTCTACGTCAGCCCCAAGCCTGGCCCGTCGTCCTCCCCGGAGCCCCCGTCTGTACGACGGAGGCCCAACAGGAAGAGGGGGCCCAAGAGAAGGAAGAATAAAAGAGGCAGACACAGCCGCTCTCTGCTGGATGATCTTTTCAGCTTGTGGTACGATGAAAG GACAGAGTTTGACAATCAGTACACTTACGATGACTACAGCAACTACGACACCACAATGCTGGAGAAAAGCATGCCTGTACAGAACGTGTATTTCTTTAAAAAAG
- the vtnb gene encoding vitronectin b isoform X2 — MRSVVGLLVLMLALASAFAADESCVDRCNTFNPMKKCQCDSMCMYYESCCMDYNTACQKKIARGDTFEQPEDLVATTIEPTTFPPNTTTVPTTTTTTQAPTPPPDPDAVPCSGRPFDDFLQLKNGSIYAFRGEYFFELDEKAVVPGYPKLIKDVWGISGPIDAAFTRINCQGKAYIFKGNKYWRFEDDVLDEDYPRDISVGFEKVPDNVDAAFAIPAPGHHGKERVYFFKGDQYYQYEFKHQPSHEECVTMTRSAPSVLFTRYTDLYCDETWESLFMQLFQGLEGHHKGPHFISKDWVGIKPPVDAAMVGRLYVSPKPGPSSSPEPPSVRRRPNRKRGPKRRKNKRGRHSRSLLDDLFSLWTEFDNQYTYDDYSNYDTTMLEKSMPVQNVYFFKKDKYYRVDLQTKRIDFANPPYPRSIAKYWLGCKRESLAEK, encoded by the exons ATGAGGTCCGTTGTGGGTCTCCTTGTGCTCATGCTCGCACTGGCCTCCGCTTTCGCTGCAGATG AGTCCTGTGTTGATCGCTGTAACACTTTCAACCCCATGAAGAAATGCCAGTGCGACTCCATGTGCATGTATTATGAGAGCTGCTGTATGGACTACAACACCGCCTGCCAAAAGAAAA TTGCTCGTGGAGACACCTTTGAACAACCAGAGGATCTGGTTGCTACAACTATTGAACCAACCACTTTTCCCCCTAACACCACCAccgtccccaccaccaccaccaccacgcaggctcccactcctcccccagacccagacGCTGTTCCCTGCAGTGGGCGGCCCTTTGACGACTTCCTGCAGCTGAAGAACGGGTCCATCTATGCCTTTAGAG GCGAATATTTCTTTGAGCTGGATGAGAAGGCAGTAGTCCCTGGTTACCCCAAACTCATCAAGGACGTGTGGGGAATCTCTGGACCGATCGATGCTGCTTTCACTCGTATAAATTGCCAGGGCAAGGCTTATATCTTCAAG GGCAATAAGTACTGGCGCTTTGAGGATGATGTTCTGGATGAGGACTACCCACGTGACATCTCGGTGGGCTTTGAGAAGGTTCCAGACAACGTGGATGCAGCCTTTGCTATTCCTGCACCTGGTCATCATGGCAAAGAGAGGGTTTACTTCTTCAAAG GGGACCAGTATTACCAGTATGAGTTCAAGCACCAGCCGTCCCACGAGGAGTGCGTGACCATGACCAGATCTGCCCCCTCTGTGCTCTTTACACGCTACACAGACTTGTACTGTGACGAGACCTGGGAGAGCCTCTTCATGCAGCTCTTCCAAGGCC TGGAGGGTCACCACAAAGGGCCGCACTTCATCAGTAAGGACTGGGTAGGCATCAAGCCCCCTGTAGACGCTGCCATGGTGGGACGGCTCTACGTCAGCCCCAAGCCTGGCCCGTCGTCCTCCCCGGAGCCCCCGTCTGTACGACGGAGGCCCAACAGGAAGAGGGGGCCCAAGAGAAGGAAGAATAAAAGAGGCAGACACAGCCGCTCTCTGCTGGATGATCTTTTCAGCTTGTG GACAGAGTTTGACAATCAGTACACTTACGATGACTACAGCAACTACGACACCACAATGCTGGAGAAAAGCATGCCTGTACAGAACGTGTATTTCTTTAAAAAAG
- the slc13a2 gene encoding solute carrier family 13 member 2: MIRGFLWLWRSRNYVIIFLTPLLILPLPLVIPTSEARCGYAIILMALYWCTECIPLAITALLPVILFPMMGIMTSGAVCVQYLTDSNMLFIGGLLVAIAVENWNLHKRIALRVLLLVGVRPALLMMGFMGVTAFLSMWISNTATTAMMLPIAQAVLEQLCSTEARADERELRNTGKDNQAFELETKMSKEDIVKTQLDDMTVTRDEERDVDSILEVRKKARDLKYLLLTKGMSLCVCYSASIGGTATLTGTTPNLILKGQVDKLFPANNDVVNFASWFGFAFPNMVIMLTLSWLWLQFMYMGFNMKKSFGCGTENEGDKEAYEVMKEEYRKLGRMSFAEGGVLTIFVLLVVLWFTREPGFMPGWATNLFNKDAQYVTDGTVAIFMSTLFFVIPSRLPQFACCTGSQGVEVEEGGEPAVKMEVPPMLLNWKVVHERMPWNIILLLGGGFALAAGSEESGLSQWLGDSLSPLQSIPPFAISLLLCLLVGTFTECSSNTATTTLFLPILASMATAIKLHPLYVMIPCTISASLAFMLPVATPPNAIAFSYGNLKVVDMVKAGFILNIIGILSVNLGINTWGSAMFQLNTFPDWANITHGGP, encoded by the exons ATGATTAGGGGTTTTCTCTGGTTATGGAGGAGCAGGAACTACGTCATCATCTTTCTCACCCCGCTTCTgatcctgcctctgcctctggttATCCCTACGAGT GAGGCGCGCTGTGGCTATGCCATCATCCTCATGGCTCTGTACTGGTGTACAGAGTGCATACCCCTGGCAATAACTGCTCTCCTGCCCGTCATTCTCTTCCCTATGATGGGCATCATGACGTCTGGAGCG gtgtgtgttcagtatcTGACGGATTCCAACATGTTGTTCATTGGGGGTCTTCTGGTGGCGATTGCCGTCGAGAACTGGAACCTTCACAAACGCATTGCCCTCCGAGTGCTGCTCCTGGTGGGGGTGCGGCCCGCACT GTTGATGATGGGCTTCATGGGGGTGACGGCCTTCCTGTCCATGTGGATCAGCAACACGGCCACCACGGCCATGATGCTGCCCATCGCCCAGGCGGTGCTGGAGCAGCTGTGTTCTACCGAGGCCAGGGCCGACGAGAGGGAGCTGAGGAACACCGGCAAGGACAACCAGGCCTTCGAGCTGGAGACCAAGATGTCCAAGGAGGACATCGTCAAGACGCAATTGGATGACATGA CTGTGaccagggatgaggagagggatgtgGACTCCATCctggaggtgaggaagaaggccCGGGATCTCAAGTACCTCCTCCTGACCAAAGGgatgagtctctgtgtgtgttactcagcTAGCATAGGAGGCACGGCCACCCTCACCGGCACCACCCCCAATCTCATCCTGAAGGGACAAGTGGACAA GCTCTTCCCTGCAAACAATGATGTGGTCAACTTCGCCAGCTGGTTCGGCTTTGCCTTCCCCAACATGGTGATCATGTTGACCCTATCCTGGCTCTGGCTGCAGTTCATGTACATGGGCTTCAA CATGAAGAAGTCATTTGGCTGTGGCACTGAGAACGAGGGAGATAAGGAGGCGTACGAGGTGATGAAGGAGGAGTACAGGAAGCTGGGGAGAATGTCCTTTGCCGAGGGAGGCGTCCTGACCATCTTCGTCTTGCTGGTTGTGCTGTGGTTCACCAGAGAACCAGGCTTCATGCCAGGCTGGGCCACAAACCTGTTCAACAAAGATGCACA GTATGTGACAGACGGGACGGTGGCCATCTTCATGTCAACCCTCTTCTTCGTCATCCCGTCACGTCTTCCCCAGTTTGCCTGCTGTACGGGATcccagggtgtggaggtggaagagggaggggagccag CTGTGAAGATGGAGGTCCCCCCTATGCTGCTGAACTGGAAGGTGGTCCACGAGCGCATGCCCTGGAACATCATCCTGCTGCTCGGAGGGGGCTTTGCTCTGGCCGCTGGCAGTGAG gagtCTGGTCTGTCCCAGTGGCTGGGGGATAGTTTGTCTCCCCTGCAGAGTATCCCTCCCTTCgccatctctctgctgctgtgcCTCCTGGTGGGGACCTTCACCGAGTGCTCCAGCAACACCGCTACTACCACACTGTTCCTACCCATCCTGGCCTCCAtg GCCACAGCAATCAAGCTGCACCCCCTATATGTGATGATCCCCTGcaccatctctgcctctctggccTTCATGCTGCCTGTGGCCACCCCACCCAACGCTATCGCCTTCTCTTACGGAAACCTCAAAGTTGTCGATATG GTAAAGGCAGGTTTCATACTGAACATCATTGGGATTCTGTCTGTAAACCTCGGTATCAATACCTGGGGATCGGCTATGTTCCAGCTGAACACCTTCCCTGACTGGGCCAACATCACCCATGGAGGACCctga
- the unc119a2 gene encoding protein unc-119 homolog B produces the protein MSYSCTSRGNSQDPSSAKSTSNNPGSCGGGDNGGSSNNSSSNVTGGGQASPNPNPTAAMKVKKGCNSTDVGAPVTTEEELLANTIITPEDVLGLQKITENYLCGPDENVFNIDFTRFKIRDMETGTVLFEITKPPSTDKAGDKRDVDPNAGRFVRYQFTPAFLRLRQVGATVEFTVGDMPIENFRMIERHYFREKLLKSFDFEFGFCMPSSKNTCEHIYEFPPLSEDVMREMILHPYETQSDSFYFVDNKLVMHNKADYSYSGGP, from the exons ATGAGCTATTCTTGTACTAGTAGAGGCAACAGCCAGGACCCGTCAAGCGCTAAGTCCACCAGCAATAATCCAGGCAGTTGCGGTGGCGGAGATAACGGGGGCAGTAGCAATAACAGCTCCAGTAACGTTACCGGAGGCGGCCAGGCGagcccaaaccctaacccaacgGCAGCAATGAAAGTGAAGAAAGGCTGCAATTCGACGGACGTGGGGGCCCCGGTGACAACGGAGGAGGAGCTGCTAGCCAACACAATAATCACCCCCGAGGATGTATTGGGCTTACAGAAGATCACAGAGA ACTACCTGTGTGGGCCCGATGAGAATGTGTTCAATATTGACTTCACCAGGTTTAAGATCAGAGATATGGAGACGGGCACCGTACTGTTTGAGATCACCAAGCCTCCTTCCACAG atAAAGCAGGAGACAAAAGGGATGTTGACCCAAATGCCGGCCGCTTCGTCCGCTACCAGTTCACTCCCGCCTTTCTCCGACTGCGACAAGTGGGCGCCAC tgTGGAGTTCACAGTTGGCGACATGCCCATCGAGAACTTCAGGATGATTGAAAGGCACTATTTTAGAGAGAAACTACTCAAGAGCTTTGATTTTGAGTTTGGCTTCTGCATGCCCAGCAGCAAGAACACCTGCGAACACATCTACGAGTTTCCTCCCCTGTCCGAGGATGTCA TGAGAGAGATGATCCTGCACCCATACGAGACGCAGTCAGACAGCTTCTACTTCGTGGACAACAAGCTGGTGATGCACAACAAGGCAGACTACTCCTACAGCGGTGGCCCGTAG
- the LOC136963192 gene encoding beta-crystallin A1-like, protein MAQTNPMNPMNPMPMGPWKITVYDQEWFQGKRVEFTACCQNIMECGMENIRSLKVECGAWVGYEHSSFCGQQFILEKGDYPCFEAYMGSNSYRIERMISFRPICSASHKESRMTIYEQENMMGRQFELCDDYPSLQAMGWMHNEVGSMHIQSGAWVCYQFPGFRGYQYIMECDCHSGEYKCYREFGSHSQTPQIQSIRRIQH, encoded by the exons ATGGCTCagaccaaccccatgaaccccATGAACCCCATGCCCATGGGACCATGGAAG atcaccGTGTACGACCAGGAGTGGTTCCAGGGAAAGCGTGTGGAGTTCACCGCCTGCTGCCAGAACATCATGGAGTGTGGCATGGAGAACATCCGCTCCCTGAAGGTCGAGTGTGGCGC CTGGGTTGGCTATGAGCACTCTAGTTTCTGCGGACAGCAGTTCATCCTGGAGAAGGGTGACTACCCCTGTTTCGAGGCCTACATGGGCAGCAACTCTTATCGCATCGAGAGGATGATCTCCTTCAGGCCCATCTGCTCTGCT AGCCACAAGGAGTCCCGTATGACCATCTACGAGCAGGAGAACATGATGGGTCGACAGTTTGAGCTGTGTGATGACTACCCCTCCCTGCAGGCCATGGGATGGATGCACAACGAGGTCGGATCCATGCATATCCAGAGCGGAGC TTGGGTGTGCTACCAGTTCCCCGGTTTCCGTGGCTACCAGTACATCATGGAGTGCGATTGCCACAGTGGCGAGTACAAGTGCTACCGTGAGTTTGGATCTCACTCCCAGACTCCCCAGATCCAGTCCATCAGGAGGATTCAGCACTAA